In a genomic window of Parambassis ranga chromosome 24, fParRan2.1, whole genome shotgun sequence:
- the mia3 gene encoding transport and Golgi organization protein 1 homolog isoform X4, translating to MAAKHIYRQGFLLLLCNFICTAVLERRFSDFKRCADEECSMLLCRGKAVKDFSGPDCRFLSFKKSETIYVYYKLSGRRGDLWAGSVGSHFGYFPKDLLSVNHLYTDKELEIPAEETDFVCFENGFDKFDNYDVDLLLGLSFVANDENKETSDQIHVAEGTQQETQPPEKQGTDSEKQTEHHEHSEDLHEVPDDESASIPEVDTSTESPLPKVEEFNTAAVPDATESATEVVEEKPVPELVLESVSERTETKNAPPTPETEPVPSVSEGMLIPKLQTTLGTTFDAVTTDDAITKSITPYEEEDDEEAEYHPEGDIDIEEGTPDETPLLSFEQTTNTPTTGTHETPETLTGKPKTAEEKNVWTSLGDAVFSVVTGGEVTAQDVNSEEDEDDEDQEEEEAAAKIPQIFDDAKEEPLLVDSPKDLENIEPSSAKEVLSDIKATTSDSHQLLFEGDSVEEVVGHDEALELNDELIPQQTNESVTSLDDPEATTTREPTEGKEKEEALMVPQANEDKVPTQDSTVVTEKDHAFIETDQGVAVSEGIQDEETSTEESHFNDSDVIDDKNLVNQVHDHLMTDLDSNGSRVGLSAGQPKIQEKRHTEQRPDEMEEELLEDENALSFSQSNTDDVTPEPPQPSVSAPEPKYSDDVMRLTLLRDHFTEEDMERVQKLLGLQNLYRVEAMFSDLDTELQATRVLHTGTTQDIESALEGILEASENAILDEVEKLLDSRDTKHNLEHHVDTGFDEETEILDSFQELAFSLRQKYSTASDSAPLAAEKLSHIEQGEHELNNEQQMPHVVEKRFDNNPYPERDDNLAVPDYEEMPAEIKEGKEQEQTVLEEDVTVAEDGGHFNKNKDNQPSFSVSDEMPKVPQATLESPLDMGLGVEVEQSPSGSMESMEPVPEIHEEEVGLFTTGIVYAGCILTIIKNKTVEWIIVMIALLPEEWKPGETLFGCPWQAVVITALVGAVTFTLFFWRTVLAVKKREYLVDEKRLTEQIQMLKKEKSDALAKMSELQKQTEKLKENQKQSKESVSSTVKRIQDLESKVLEAETLNEQMAEDKKKYLKLLEEEQASSLQNETRIEKLEKSNEKLQLSRKKIQEALAKTTVLLDEAKIREDARNIQHKSLEKDYVALKEQNKTLKSTIKDWEDKHKELNEKIKVYQKSQKELEDSVVLKDHNVEVLSELLADLDACDVQKGETKVLANGEVAPDKKTAVRNRIKQMMDVSRVQTTLTVVEEERDRFMTKLLNEEKSRKSLEEKHQELEHALVTLKSEKGHVENQFKILQQKNEIMVEMYQQKENALQQRLTKEELERRSKENLLSEVGGKALEAEEQVKVLRQRINEMEEQMKKTEEVYKEQIKEQENKTHSNWVNARNAERALNQEKLESSKLREKLAVLTSQLNERRAPLFRPNSGQPAGPRQGDSYGPSPVSGGAPSPPLMIEGPRRPPSAPVGRRIDPYGPRPPSDPHGRYPENKHIPGMDMMGPRSSSPANLDGSAVDPQIKAESQAEASTESPEPVPGSFLVSPIRDSPGPMVQGPPPGSGPHDPLSPPGPHGRLPPPGPYRAPRPGPYHLPPGPPPLNIPPPLHGPPLSANGHPGMPLPGPTGGEFGPRPSNGHAFHPRPGPGHVMDPRGPPPPHFRPPPHHFGPMPPPLGVRGPMGPFPPVPPDMRFPGPRDHSGPPMDLPPGLPPHPAHPADSYGNPVPNSLQNSAGAHSGPGQDLHVKQEAHQDSAKPGMVKP from the exons ATGGCAGCAAAACACATCTACCGACAAGGCTTTCTATTACTTTTGTGTAACTTTATTTGCACTGCAGTCTTGGAAAGAAGGTTCTCCGACTTTAAAAGATGTGCGGACGAGGAGTGCAGCA tGCTTCTGTGTCGAGGAAAAGCTGTGAAAGATTTCTCAGGACCTGATTGTCGGTTCCTTTCTTTTAAGAAATCTGAAACTATCTATGTATACTATAAACTGTCAGGAAGAAGAGGTGACTTATGGGCTGGAAGT GTTGGGAGTCACTTTGGCTATTTCCCAAAAGACCTTCTTTCAGTAAACCACCTTTATACTGACAAAGAGCTTGAAATTCCAGCAGAG GAAACAGATTTTGTCTGCTTTGAGAATGGATTTGACAAATTTGACAATTATGACGTAGACCTGCTATTAGGCCTGTCGTTTGTGGCGAATGATGAAAATAAGGAAACGTCTGACCAAATCCATGTGGCTGAGggcacacagcaggaaacacagcCACCAGAAAAACAAGGGACTGacagtgaaaaacaaactgAGCATCATGAGCACTCAGAGGATCTTCATGAAGTCCCTGATGATGAAAGTGCCTCTATACCTGAGGTAGATACATCAACTGAATCTCCTTTGCCAAAAGTAGAAGAATTCAACACTGCAGCTGTGCCTGATGCCACTGAAAGTGCAACAGAAGTAGTTGAAGAAAAGCCTGTGCCAGAGCTTGTTCTTGAAAGTGTGTCTGAAAGGACTGAAACCAAAAATGCACCCCCAACGCCTGAAACAGAACCAGTGCCCTCAGTTTCTGAAGGCATGCTAATCCCCAAGTTGCAAACTACCCTTGGAACTACTTTTGATGCTGTGACCACTGATGATGCAATCACCAAGAGCATTACCCCatatgaagaggaggatgatgaagaggctGAATACCACCCTGAAGGTGACATTGATATTGAAGAAGGAACTCCTGATGAAACTCCACTGCTGTCATTTGAACAAACCACAAACACTCCAACAACTGGCACCCATGAAACTCCAGAAACTCTAACAGGAAAACCAAAGACGGCAGAGGAGAAAAACGTTTGGACATCACTTGGAGATGCTGTATTTTCAGTCGTCACAGGGGGAGAGGTCACAGCACAAGATGTGAATTcagaagaagatgaggatgatgaggatcaggaagaagaagaagctgctgcaAAAATACCACAAATATTTGACGATGCAAAGGAGGAACCACTTTTAGTGGACTCCCCAAAAGATCTAGAGAACATAGAGCCCTCTAGTGCTAAAGAAGTACTGTCAGATATTAAAGCAACCACTAGTGACTCTCATCAGCTTTTGTTTGAGGGCGATAGTGTTGAAGAAGTTGTCGGACATGATGAAGCATTAGAACTAAATGATGAGTTGATACCCCAACAAACAAATGAGAGTGTAACATCACTGGATGATCCTGAGGCAACAACAACACGCGAACCCACTGAGGgcaaagaaaaggaggaggcaTTAATGGTTCCACAGGCCAATGAAGATAAAGTACCTACACAGGACAGTACTGTTGTAACAGAGAAGGACCATGCATTTATAGAAACTGATCAAGGAGTAGCTGTATCTGAAGGCATACAAGATGAGGAAACATCCACAGAAGAGAGCCACTTTAATGACTCAGATGTCATCGATGACAAAAATCTCGTAAATCAGGTACATGACCATTTAATGACAGATTTAGACAGTAATGGTAGTCGAGTAGGATTATCAGCGGGGCAACCAAAGATTCAAGAGAAACGACATACGGAGCAGAGGCCGGATGAGATGGAGGAAGAACTACTTGAAGATGAAAATGCACTTTCTTTCTCACAATCAAACACAGATGATGTCACTCCTGAACCACCTCAGCCCTCTGTGTCAGCACCAGAACCAAAATACAGCGATGATGTAATGAGACTGACTCTGCTAAGAGACCACTTCACAGAGGAAGACATGGAGCGAGTCCAAAAGCTTCTGGGTCTACAAAACCTCTACAGAGTGGAGGCCATGTTTTCTGATCttgacacagagctgcaggcaacCCGTGTGTTGCACACAGGCACCACACAGGACATCGAAAGCGCACTGGAGGGCATCCTGGAGGCCTCTGAGAACGCCATCCTGGACGAGGTTGAGAAATTGCTTGACAGCCGGGACACAAAGCACAACTTAGAGCACCATGTGGACACAGGATTTGATGAAGAAACTGAAATACTGGATAGCTTTCAGGAACTTGCTTTCAGCCTACGACAGAAGTACTCAACAGCCAGTGATAGTGCGCCTTTAGCAGCAGAAAAACTATCACATATTGAACAAG GTGAACATGAATTGAATAATGAGCAACAAATGCCCCATGTTGTTGAAAAAAGATTTGACAACAATCCTTATCCTGAGCGAGATGACAACCTCGCAGTACCAGATTATGAAGAAATGCCAGCTGAGATTAAAGAAgggaaggagcaggagcagaCTGTTTTGGAGGAGGATGTCACGGTGGCGGAGGATGGTGGACacttcaacaaaaacaaagacaatcaGCCGAGCTTCAGTGTGTCAGATGAGATGCCGAAGGTCCCTCAAGCCACCCTGGAAAGTCCCCTAGATATGGGCCTTGGTGTTGAGGTGGAGCAGTCGCCCTCTG GATCTATGGAATCCATGGAACCAGTGCCTGAAATACATGAAGAAGAAGTGGGATTATTTACAACTGGAATTGTTTACGCAGGCTGCATCCTGACGATAATCAAGAACAAAACTGTGGAGTGGATCATTGTG ATGATCGCATTACTGCCAGAAGAGTGGAAGCCAGGTGAAACGTTGTTTGGCTGTCCTTGGCAAGCTGTTGTCATCACGGCCTTGGTTGGAGCAGTGACCTTCACCCTCTTCTTCTGGAGGACTGTGTTGGCA gTAAAGAAGAGAGAATACCTTG tggatGAAAAAAGGCTCACAGAGCAAATCCAGATGCTCAAAAAAGAGAAGAGTGATGCTCTCGCCAAAATGTCTGAACTCCAGAAACAG actgaaaaactgaaagaaaatcaAAAACAGTCAAAAGAATCTGTGAGCAGTACAGTAAAAAGGATCCAAGACCTAGAG AGTAAAGTTTTAGAGGCAGAAACATTGAATGAACAGATGGCTGAagataagaaaaaatatttaaaattacTTGAAGAAGAGCAGGCAAGCTCACTCCAAAATGAAACCAGG ATTGAAAAATTAGAGAAGTCAAACGAGAAACTGCAGCTCAGCCGGAAAAAAATTCAGGAAGCACTTGCAAAG ACTACTGTTCTCCTTGATGAGGCTAAGATCCGAGAAGATGCCCGAAACATTCAGCACAAATCTCTTGAGAAAGACTATGTCGCATTGAAGGAACAGAATAAAACG CTTAAGTCCACTATTAAAGActgggaggacaaacacaaggaGCTGAATGAAAAGATTAAAGTCTACCAGAAGTCTCAGAAAGAGCTGGAGGACTCCGTGGTGCTCAAAGATCACAAcgtggag GTGCTGTCTGAACTTCTGGCAGACTTGGATGCTTGTGATGTGCAAAAAGGTGAAACCAAAGTTTTAGCCAATGGGGAAGTAGCACCTG ACAAGAAGACAGCTGTAAGGAACAGAATCAAACAGATGATGGATGTTTCCAGG GTCCAGACCACTCTCACTGTAGTTGAAGAAGAGCGGGATCGCTTCATGACAAAACTACTGAATGAAGAGAAGTCTCGCAAGTCACTTGAAG aaaaacaccagGAGCTGGAACATGCACTAGTAACTCTAAAAAGTGAGAAGGGCCATGTTGAAAACCAGTTCAAGATCCTCCAGCAGAAAAATGAAATCATGGTTGAAATGTACCAGCAAAAAGAAAACGCTCTACAGCA GAGATTAACCAAGGAGGAACTGGAGCGACGCAGCAAAGAGAATCTGCTGTCTGAGGTGGGAGGAAAAGCTCTGGAAGCAGAGGAGCAGGTTAAAGTCTTAAGACAACGCATTAATGAAATGGAGGAGCAGATGAAGAAGACAGAGGAAGTGTATAAAGAACAG ATTAAagaacaggaaaacaaaacgcATTCAAACTGG GTGAATGCTCGCAACGCAGAGCGAGCACTGAATCAGGAGAAGCTGGAATCATCAAAGCTTCGTGAAAA GTTGGCTGTTCTTACATCCCAGTTGAATGAACGCCGTGCTCCTCTCTTCAGGCCTAATTCCGGTCAGCCTGCAGGCCCTCGCCAAG GTGATTCTTATGGGCCCTCTCCTGTGAGTGGGGGTGCACCCTCTCCGCCATTAATGATAGAGGGTCCCAGGCGCCCTCCTTCTGCCCCAGTTGGGCGAAGAATTGACCCGTATG GTCCTCGGCCTCCCTCAGACCCACATGGCCGTTACCCAGAAAACAAGCACATTCCTGGGATGG ACATGATGGGCCCCCGTAGCTCTTCTCCAGCCAACTTGGATGGCTCT gcagtagATCCACAGATAAAAGCAGAATCTCAGGCTGAGGCCTCCACAGAGAGTCCAGAGCCA GTACCTGGATCCTTCTTGGTATCACCAATCAGGGACTCACCTGGCCCCATGGTCCAAGGGCCTCCACCCGGCTCTGGACCTCACGACCCGCTGTCTCCTCCTGGACCCCATGGCCGTCTCCCACCACCCGGACCTTATAGAGCTCCACGACCTGGCCCTTACCACCTCCCACCAGGCCCCCCTCCTTTAAACATACCTCCACCATTGCATGGGCCTCCACTATCGGCCAACGGACACCCAGGCATGCCTCTGCCTGGACCAACGGGAGGAGAGTTTGGACCTCGGCCCTCCAATGGACACGCATTCCACCCCAGGCCAGGCCCTGGACATGTCATGGATCCTCGgggtccaccaccaccacacttccgtcctcctcctcatcactttGGACCGATGCCTCCGCCACTCG GTGTGCGTGGGCCCATGGGACCATTTCCACCCGTCCCTCCTGACATGCGCTTCCCAGGTCCACGTGATCACAGTGGCCCACCAATGGACCTTCCTCCAGGTCTCCCACCCCACCCTGCACATCCTGCTGACTCGTACGGTAACCCTGTGCCCAATTCCCTCCAGAACTCAGCAGGGGCTCACAGCGGCCCCGGACAGGACCTGCATGTGAAGCAGGAGGCCCATCAGGACTCAGCAAAGCCAGGGATGGTcaagccttaa
- the mia3 gene encoding transport and Golgi organization protein 1 homolog isoform X3, whose amino-acid sequence MAAKHIYRQGFLLLLCNFICTAVLERRFSDFKRCADEECSMLLCRGKAVKDFSGPDCRFLSFKKSETIYVYYKLSGRRGDLWAGSVGSHFGYFPKDLLSVNHLYTDKELEIPAEETDFVCFENGFDKFDNYDVDLLLGLSFVANDENKETSDQIHVAEGTQQETQPPEKQGTDSEKQTEHHEHSEDLHEVPDDESASIPEVDTSTESPLPKVEEFNTAAVPDATESATEVVEEKPVPELVLESVSERTETKNAPPTPETEPVPSVSEGMLIPKLQTTLGTTFDAVTTDDAITKSITPYEEEDDEEAEYHPEGDIDIEEGTPDETPLLSFEQTTNTPTTGTHETPETLTGKPKTAEEKNVWTSLGDAVFSVVTGGEVTAQDVNSEEDEDDEDQEEEEAAAKIPQIFDDAKEEPLLVDSPKDLENIEPSSAKEVLSDIKATTSDSHQLLFEGDSVEEVVGHDEALELNDELIPQQTNESVTSLDDPEATTTREPTEGKEKEEALMVPQANEDKVPTQDSTVVTEKDHAFIETDQGVAVSEGIQDEETSTEESHFNDSDVIDDKNLVNQVHDHLMTDLDSNGSRVGLSAGQPKIQEKRHTEQRPDEMEEELLEDENALSFSQSNTDDVTPEPPQPSVSAPEPKYSDDVMRLTLLRDHFTEEDMERVQKLLGLQNLYRVEAMFSDLDTELQATRVLHTGTTQDIESALEGILEASENAILDEVEKLLDSRDTKHNLEHHVDTGFDEETEILDSFQELAFSLRQKYSTASDSAPLAAEKLSHIEQGEHELNNEQQMPHVVEKRFDNNPYPERDDNLAVPDYEEMPAEIKEGKEQEQTVLEEDVTVAEDGGHFNKNKDNQPSFSVSDEMPKVPQATLESPLDMGLGVEVEQSPSGSMESMEPVPEIHEEEVGLFTTGIVYAGCILTIIKNKTVEWIIVMIALLPEEWKPGETLFGCPWQAVVITALVGAVTFTLFFWRTVLAVKKREYLVDEKRLTEQIQMLKKEKSDALAKMSELQKQTEKLKENQKQSKESVSSTVKRIQDLESKVLEAETLNEQMAEDKKKYLKLLEEEQASSLQNETRIEKLEKSNEKLQLSRKKIQEALAKTTVLLDEAKIREDARNIQHKSLEKDYVALKEQNKTLKSTIKDWEDKHKELNEKIKVYQKSQKELEDSVVLKDHNVEVLSELLADLDACDVQKGETKVLANGEVAPDKKTAVRNRIKQMMDVSRVQTTLTVVEEERDRFMTKLLNEEKSRKSLEEKHQELEHALVTLKSEKGHVENQFKILQQKNEIMVEMYQQKENALQQRLTKEELERRSKENLLSEVGGKALEAEEQVKVLRQRINEMEEQMKKTEEVYKEQIKEQENKTHSNWVNARNAERALNQEKLESSKLREKLAVLTSQLNERRAPLFRPNSGQPAGPRQGPRPPSDPHGRYPENKHIPGMDMMGPRSSSPANLDGSVPGSFLVSPIRDSPGPMVQGPPPGSGPHDPLSPPGPHGRLPPPGPYRAPRPGPYHLPPGPPPLNIPPPLHGPPLSANGHPGMPLPGPTGGEFGPRPSNGHAFHPRPGPGHVMDPRGPPPPHFRPPPHHFGPMPPPLGVRGPMGPFPPVPPDMRFPGPRDHSGPPMDLPPGLPPHPAHPADSYGNPVPNSLQNSAGAHSGPGQDLHVKQEAHQDSAKPGMVKP is encoded by the exons ATGGCAGCAAAACACATCTACCGACAAGGCTTTCTATTACTTTTGTGTAACTTTATTTGCACTGCAGTCTTGGAAAGAAGGTTCTCCGACTTTAAAAGATGTGCGGACGAGGAGTGCAGCA tGCTTCTGTGTCGAGGAAAAGCTGTGAAAGATTTCTCAGGACCTGATTGTCGGTTCCTTTCTTTTAAGAAATCTGAAACTATCTATGTATACTATAAACTGTCAGGAAGAAGAGGTGACTTATGGGCTGGAAGT GTTGGGAGTCACTTTGGCTATTTCCCAAAAGACCTTCTTTCAGTAAACCACCTTTATACTGACAAAGAGCTTGAAATTCCAGCAGAG GAAACAGATTTTGTCTGCTTTGAGAATGGATTTGACAAATTTGACAATTATGACGTAGACCTGCTATTAGGCCTGTCGTTTGTGGCGAATGATGAAAATAAGGAAACGTCTGACCAAATCCATGTGGCTGAGggcacacagcaggaaacacagcCACCAGAAAAACAAGGGACTGacagtgaaaaacaaactgAGCATCATGAGCACTCAGAGGATCTTCATGAAGTCCCTGATGATGAAAGTGCCTCTATACCTGAGGTAGATACATCAACTGAATCTCCTTTGCCAAAAGTAGAAGAATTCAACACTGCAGCTGTGCCTGATGCCACTGAAAGTGCAACAGAAGTAGTTGAAGAAAAGCCTGTGCCAGAGCTTGTTCTTGAAAGTGTGTCTGAAAGGACTGAAACCAAAAATGCACCCCCAACGCCTGAAACAGAACCAGTGCCCTCAGTTTCTGAAGGCATGCTAATCCCCAAGTTGCAAACTACCCTTGGAACTACTTTTGATGCTGTGACCACTGATGATGCAATCACCAAGAGCATTACCCCatatgaagaggaggatgatgaagaggctGAATACCACCCTGAAGGTGACATTGATATTGAAGAAGGAACTCCTGATGAAACTCCACTGCTGTCATTTGAACAAACCACAAACACTCCAACAACTGGCACCCATGAAACTCCAGAAACTCTAACAGGAAAACCAAAGACGGCAGAGGAGAAAAACGTTTGGACATCACTTGGAGATGCTGTATTTTCAGTCGTCACAGGGGGAGAGGTCACAGCACAAGATGTGAATTcagaagaagatgaggatgatgaggatcaggaagaagaagaagctgctgcaAAAATACCACAAATATTTGACGATGCAAAGGAGGAACCACTTTTAGTGGACTCCCCAAAAGATCTAGAGAACATAGAGCCCTCTAGTGCTAAAGAAGTACTGTCAGATATTAAAGCAACCACTAGTGACTCTCATCAGCTTTTGTTTGAGGGCGATAGTGTTGAAGAAGTTGTCGGACATGATGAAGCATTAGAACTAAATGATGAGTTGATACCCCAACAAACAAATGAGAGTGTAACATCACTGGATGATCCTGAGGCAACAACAACACGCGAACCCACTGAGGgcaaagaaaaggaggaggcaTTAATGGTTCCACAGGCCAATGAAGATAAAGTACCTACACAGGACAGTACTGTTGTAACAGAGAAGGACCATGCATTTATAGAAACTGATCAAGGAGTAGCTGTATCTGAAGGCATACAAGATGAGGAAACATCCACAGAAGAGAGCCACTTTAATGACTCAGATGTCATCGATGACAAAAATCTCGTAAATCAGGTACATGACCATTTAATGACAGATTTAGACAGTAATGGTAGTCGAGTAGGATTATCAGCGGGGCAACCAAAGATTCAAGAGAAACGACATACGGAGCAGAGGCCGGATGAGATGGAGGAAGAACTACTTGAAGATGAAAATGCACTTTCTTTCTCACAATCAAACACAGATGATGTCACTCCTGAACCACCTCAGCCCTCTGTGTCAGCACCAGAACCAAAATACAGCGATGATGTAATGAGACTGACTCTGCTAAGAGACCACTTCACAGAGGAAGACATGGAGCGAGTCCAAAAGCTTCTGGGTCTACAAAACCTCTACAGAGTGGAGGCCATGTTTTCTGATCttgacacagagctgcaggcaacCCGTGTGTTGCACACAGGCACCACACAGGACATCGAAAGCGCACTGGAGGGCATCCTGGAGGCCTCTGAGAACGCCATCCTGGACGAGGTTGAGAAATTGCTTGACAGCCGGGACACAAAGCACAACTTAGAGCACCATGTGGACACAGGATTTGATGAAGAAACTGAAATACTGGATAGCTTTCAGGAACTTGCTTTCAGCCTACGACAGAAGTACTCAACAGCCAGTGATAGTGCGCCTTTAGCAGCAGAAAAACTATCACATATTGAACAAG GTGAACATGAATTGAATAATGAGCAACAAATGCCCCATGTTGTTGAAAAAAGATTTGACAACAATCCTTATCCTGAGCGAGATGACAACCTCGCAGTACCAGATTATGAAGAAATGCCAGCTGAGATTAAAGAAgggaaggagcaggagcagaCTGTTTTGGAGGAGGATGTCACGGTGGCGGAGGATGGTGGACacttcaacaaaaacaaagacaatcaGCCGAGCTTCAGTGTGTCAGATGAGATGCCGAAGGTCCCTCAAGCCACCCTGGAAAGTCCCCTAGATATGGGCCTTGGTGTTGAGGTGGAGCAGTCGCCCTCTG GATCTATGGAATCCATGGAACCAGTGCCTGAAATACATGAAGAAGAAGTGGGATTATTTACAACTGGAATTGTTTACGCAGGCTGCATCCTGACGATAATCAAGAACAAAACTGTGGAGTGGATCATTGTG ATGATCGCATTACTGCCAGAAGAGTGGAAGCCAGGTGAAACGTTGTTTGGCTGTCCTTGGCAAGCTGTTGTCATCACGGCCTTGGTTGGAGCAGTGACCTTCACCCTCTTCTTCTGGAGGACTGTGTTGGCA gTAAAGAAGAGAGAATACCTTG tggatGAAAAAAGGCTCACAGAGCAAATCCAGATGCTCAAAAAAGAGAAGAGTGATGCTCTCGCCAAAATGTCTGAACTCCAGAAACAG actgaaaaactgaaagaaaatcaAAAACAGTCAAAAGAATCTGTGAGCAGTACAGTAAAAAGGATCCAAGACCTAGAG AGTAAAGTTTTAGAGGCAGAAACATTGAATGAACAGATGGCTGAagataagaaaaaatatttaaaattacTTGAAGAAGAGCAGGCAAGCTCACTCCAAAATGAAACCAGG ATTGAAAAATTAGAGAAGTCAAACGAGAAACTGCAGCTCAGCCGGAAAAAAATTCAGGAAGCACTTGCAAAG ACTACTGTTCTCCTTGATGAGGCTAAGATCCGAGAAGATGCCCGAAACATTCAGCACAAATCTCTTGAGAAAGACTATGTCGCATTGAAGGAACAGAATAAAACG CTTAAGTCCACTATTAAAGActgggaggacaaacacaaggaGCTGAATGAAAAGATTAAAGTCTACCAGAAGTCTCAGAAAGAGCTGGAGGACTCCGTGGTGCTCAAAGATCACAAcgtggag GTGCTGTCTGAACTTCTGGCAGACTTGGATGCTTGTGATGTGCAAAAAGGTGAAACCAAAGTTTTAGCCAATGGGGAAGTAGCACCTG ACAAGAAGACAGCTGTAAGGAACAGAATCAAACAGATGATGGATGTTTCCAGG GTCCAGACCACTCTCACTGTAGTTGAAGAAGAGCGGGATCGCTTCATGACAAAACTACTGAATGAAGAGAAGTCTCGCAAGTCACTTGAAG aaaaacaccagGAGCTGGAACATGCACTAGTAACTCTAAAAAGTGAGAAGGGCCATGTTGAAAACCAGTTCAAGATCCTCCAGCAGAAAAATGAAATCATGGTTGAAATGTACCAGCAAAAAGAAAACGCTCTACAGCA GAGATTAACCAAGGAGGAACTGGAGCGACGCAGCAAAGAGAATCTGCTGTCTGAGGTGGGAGGAAAAGCTCTGGAAGCAGAGGAGCAGGTTAAAGTCTTAAGACAACGCATTAATGAAATGGAGGAGCAGATGAAGAAGACAGAGGAAGTGTATAAAGAACAG ATTAAagaacaggaaaacaaaacgcATTCAAACTGG GTGAATGCTCGCAACGCAGAGCGAGCACTGAATCAGGAGAAGCTGGAATCATCAAAGCTTCGTGAAAA GTTGGCTGTTCTTACATCCCAGTTGAATGAACGCCGTGCTCCTCTCTTCAGGCCTAATTCCGGTCAGCCTGCAGGCCCTCGCCAAG GTCCTCGGCCTCCCTCAGACCCACATGGCCGTTACCCAGAAAACAAGCACATTCCTGGGATGG ACATGATGGGCCCCCGTAGCTCTTCTCCAGCCAACTTGGATGGCTCT GTACCTGGATCCTTCTTGGTATCACCAATCAGGGACTCACCTGGCCCCATGGTCCAAGGGCCTCCACCCGGCTCTGGACCTCACGACCCGCTGTCTCCTCCTGGACCCCATGGCCGTCTCCCACCACCCGGACCTTATAGAGCTCCACGACCTGGCCCTTACCACCTCCCACCAGGCCCCCCTCCTTTAAACATACCTCCACCATTGCATGGGCCTCCACTATCGGCCAACGGACACCCAGGCATGCCTCTGCCTGGACCAACGGGAGGAGAGTTTGGACCTCGGCCCTCCAATGGACACGCATTCCACCCCAGGCCAGGCCCTGGACATGTCATGGATCCTCGgggtccaccaccaccacacttccgtcctcctcctcatcactttGGACCGATGCCTCCGCCACTCG GTGTGCGTGGGCCCATGGGACCATTTCCACCCGTCCCTCCTGACATGCGCTTCCCAGGTCCACGTGATCACAGTGGCCCACCAATGGACCTTCCTCCAGGTCTCCCACCCCACCCTGCACATCCTGCTGACTCGTACGGTAACCCTGTGCCCAATTCCCTCCAGAACTCAGCAGGGGCTCACAGCGGCCCCGGACAGGACCTGCATGTGAAGCAGGAGGCCCATCAGGACTCAGCAAAGCCAGGGATGGTcaagccttaa